The proteins below are encoded in one region of Manis pentadactyla isolate mManPen7 chromosome 2, mManPen7.hap1, whole genome shotgun sequence:
- the IL6ST gene encoding interleukin-6 receptor subunit beta isoform X2, producing MVKDTGVTGVKKQVGSHMKIVTHLISPWKRILEFWLVGPSKAPSFWYKIEPSHSRGYRSVQLMWKTLPLFEANGKILDYEVTLTRWKSRLQNYIVNDTKLQVNLTNDRYIATLTARNLVGKSDASVLTIPPYGFQATHPIKDLKAFPKDNMLWVEWTAPNESVNKYVLEWCVLSDKSPCIPDWQQEDGIVHHTYLRGNLAESKCYLITVTPVYADGPGSPESIKAYLKQAPPSKGPTVRTKKVGKNEAVLEWDQLPVDVQNGFIRNYTIFYRTIIGNETAVNVDSSHTEYTLSSLTSDTLYMVRMAAYTDEGGKDGPEFTFTTPKFAQGEIEAIVVPVCLAFLLTTLLGVLFCFNKRDLIKKHIWPNVPDPSKSHIAQWSPHTPLRHNFNSKDHMYSDGNFTDVSVVEIEANEKKPFPEDLKSLDLFKKEKISTEGHSSGIGGSSCMSSSRPSISSSDENESAQNTSSTVQYSTVVHSGYRHQVPSVQVFSRSESTQPLLDSEERLEELQLADSSDVILPKQQYFKQNCSQHETSPDISDFERSKQVSVNEDLVRLKQQQISDPIPQSCGSGEMKMFQEVSAADPFGPGTEGQVERFEAVGMEAVIDEEMPKSYLPQTVRQGGYMPQ from the exons GACCATCCAAGGCACCAAGTTTCTGGTATAAGATAGAACCATCCCATTCTCGTGGCTATAGATCTGTGCAGCTTATGTGGAAG ACATTGCCTCTTTTTGAAGCCAATGGAAAAATCTTGGATTATGAAGTGACTCTCACAAGATGGAAATCACGTTTACAAAATTATATAGTTAATGACACAAAACTGCAAGTAAACCTCACAAACGATCGTTACATAGCAACTTTGACAGCCAGAAATCTGGTTGGCAAATCAGATGCATCTGTTTTAACCATCCCTCCCTATGGCTTTCAAG CTACTCACCCTATAAAGGATCTTAAAGCATTTCCCAAAGATAACATGCTTTGGGTAGAATGGACTGCTCCAAATGAATCTGTAAACAAATACGTACTTGAATGGTGTGTGTTATCAGATAAATCACCCTGTATCCCAGATTGGCAACAAGAAGACGGTATTGTACATCACACCTATTTAAGAG GGAACCTAGCAGAGAGCAAATGTTATTTGATAACAGTTACTCCAGTATATGCTGATGGACCGGGAAGCCCTGAGTCTATAAAGGCATACCTTAAACAAGCTC CACCTTCCAAAGGACCTACTGTTCGGACAAAAAAAGTGGGGAAAAATGAAGCTGTCTTAGAGTGGGACCAACTTCCTGTTGATGTTCAGAATGGCTTTATCAGAAATTATACTATATTTTATAGAACCATCATTGGAAATGAAACTG CTGTGAATGTGGATTCTtcccacacagaatatacactgTCCTCTTTGACTAGTGATACTTTGTACATGGTACGAATGGCAGCATACACAGATGAAGGTGGAAAGGATGGTCCAGAATTCACTTTTACTACACCAAAGTTTG CCCAAGGAGAAATTGAAGCCATAGTTGTGCCTGTTTGCTTAGCATTCCTTTTGACAACCCTTTTGGGAGTATTGTTCTGCTTTAATAAGCGAGACCT aattaaaaaacacatctggcCTAATGTTCCAGATCCTTCAAAGAGTCATATTGCCCAGTGGTCACCTCACACACCTTTAAGG cATAATTTTAATTCAAAAGATCATATGTACTCAGATGGCAATTTCACGGATGTAAGTGTTGTGGAAatagaagcaaatgaaaaaaagccTTTTCCAGAAGATCTGAAATCACTGGACctcttcaagaaagaaaaaattagtaCTGAAGGACACAGTAGTGGTATTGGAGGGTCTTCGTGCATGTCGTCTTCTAGGCCAAGCATTTCTAGCAGTGATGAAAATGAATCTGCCCAAAACACTTCAAGCACTGTCCAGTATTCCACTGTGGTACATAGTGGCTACAGACACCAGGTTCCATCAGTCCAAGTCTTTTCAAGATCCGAGTCCACCCAGCCCTTGTTAGATTCTGAAGAGCGGCTGGAAGAACTACAGCTAGCAGATAGCAGTGATGTCATTTTGCCCAAGCAACAGTATTTCAAGCAAAACTGCAGTCAACATGAAACCAGTCCAGATATTTCAGACTTTGAAAGGTCAAAGCAAGTTTCAGTCAATGAAGATCTTGTTAGACTTAAACAGCAGCAAATTTCAGATCCTATTCCACAGTCCTGTGGATCTGGGGAAATGAAAATGTTTCAAGAAGTGTCTGCAGCAGATCCTTTTGGTCCAGGTACTGAGGGACAAGTAGAGAGATTTGAAGCAGTTGGGATGGAGGCTGTGATTGATGAAGAAATGCCTAAAAGTTACTTACCACAGACTGTGAGACAAGGTGGCTACATGCCTCAGTGA